A region from the Treponema pallidum subsp. pallidum str. Nichols genome encodes:
- a CDS encoding ribose-phosphate pyrophosphokinase, which yields MRCSGFTDLAIVACPGGEHFADETIKHLTRVCERKFHQRMDRLTDRYGLDSGSVIRDANFYRDLFSTELCAHDDVRRFNPPHFKVDAQFICFLNGELKTQINECIRGKDVFIFQDVENHQPVLVNNGKSKKIFSVNDHVMMLIVTIDAVRHAGAGRVTLVLPTYPYSRQHKKCGREGLTAGLLGSVYEYLGVSHIVTLDLHSREIENAFHRTRLENLHASYQIIRELAKIENLSDPDIPFVVVAPDSGAVERNKFYSSGLKKPLAMIYKVRDYSVVAQNAKQSNIVEINLLGDVEGKTAFIADDMLGSGGTMLKAMEFLKSRGAKQVIAAVSLPFFTGNALELFDEAYEKRYFSRIIGTNAVFHTQLSHKQWYTETDVSGLFARVIARIHHNQSLSSLLDDRSIIERLLHARLSVAGTPRA from the coding sequence ATGAGATGTTCAGGGTTTACTGATTTGGCGATCGTCGCCTGTCCTGGTGGCGAGCACTTCGCGGACGAAACTATCAAACATTTGACGCGTGTGTGTGAACGCAAGTTTCACCAGAGAATGGACCGTTTGACGGACCGCTACGGTCTTGACTCGGGGTCGGTGATACGAGATGCGAACTTTTACCGGGACCTTTTTTCCACAGAGTTGTGTGCGCACGATGACGTACGTCGTTTTAATCCACCGCATTTTAAGGTGGATGCACAGTTTATCTGTTTTCTAAATGGTGAGTTAAAAACGCAAATTAATGAATGTATTCGTGGCAAGGACGTTTTTATTTTCCAAGATGTAGAAAATCATCAACCAGTCCTGGTGAATAACGGAAAAAGTAAAAAAATATTCTCCGTGAATGATCACGTGATGATGCTCATTGTGACCATAGATGCAGTTCGGCACGCGGGAGCTGGGCGCGTTACCTTGGTTTTACCCACTTATCCGTATAGCCGTCAGCACAAAAAGTGTGGACGTGAGGGACTGACGGCGGGTTTGCTCGGGAGTGTATATGAGTATCTTGGCGTGAGTCACATTGTCACTCTTGATTTGCATTCACGTGAGATTGAAAATGCCTTTCATCGCACGCGGCTTGAAAACTTACACGCCAGTTATCAGATTATCCGGGAGTTGGCAAAGATTGAAAATCTTTCTGACCCCGATATCCCTTTTGTAGTAGTGGCGCCGGACAGCGGGGCGGTTGAACGGAATAAATTTTATTCTTCTGGTTTAAAAAAGCCACTCGCGATGATTTATAAGGTGCGTGATTATTCGGTGGTCGCGCAAAATGCAAAGCAGAGCAATATTGTAGAAATTAACTTGCTCGGCGATGTGGAGGGGAAGACGGCGTTTATTGCTGACGATATGCTTGGCAGCGGAGGTACGATGCTAAAGGCGATGGAATTTTTGAAAAGTCGCGGAGCAAAGCAGGTGATCGCGGCAGTGAGTTTACCTTTCTTTACGGGAAATGCACTTGAGTTATTTGATGAAGCGTACGAGAAACGGTATTTCTCTCGGATTATTGGCACAAATGCGGTGTTCCACACACAGCTTTCGCACAAGCAGTGGTATACTGAAACCGATGTGTCAGGGTTGTTCGCGCGCGTCATCGCGCGCATTCATCATAATCAATCGTTGAGCAGTCTCTTGGATGATCGCAGTATCATCGAGCGACTCCTACACGCTCGCTTGTCCGTTGCGGGGACACCGCGCGCATAG
- a CDS encoding FGGY-family carbohydrate kinase has protein sequence MGSGIFVADIGTSSLKAAIISQDGKVLQYQRVFFPQPVKAQDWVRSFFTVFERLRAVHHVIAITISGNGPSVVAVHKKSHAEDQLILWNQAGASDPRCGVSLFLPKVLLLLQRLHFCARDVQFFLSSHEYLIYRLTGCAVTVLPERRYMPTYWTSESLRACALPETLFAPFVAPGSIVASYRGIPVVCGAPDFAAALIGTNTLHAGSGCDRAGSSEGLNVCVRLPPAIRSADARVRVLPSLRADFWNVSFLIADSGSRFASYMRRTHAQGFGERMGQIMALPFQLHDAYPPTVVGEGRQLVEDLAFEVCAGLEYLESVTQLQPVYTVSGGQAKDSRWLQLKADVSGRCFVLPEIHDAELTGNAALACVALDFDADMQTAAQRLCRLKREFIPNRARHEQYAQKRLLRAAREAQG, from the coding sequence ATGGGTTCGGGGATCTTTGTCGCGGACATCGGTACGTCTTCCCTAAAAGCGGCGATTATTTCCCAAGATGGAAAGGTGTTACAGTACCAGCGCGTGTTCTTTCCTCAGCCGGTGAAGGCCCAGGATTGGGTGCGTTCATTTTTTACGGTGTTTGAGCGGTTGCGTGCCGTGCATCACGTTATTGCCATTACTATTTCGGGCAATGGACCGAGCGTCGTTGCCGTGCACAAGAAGAGTCATGCCGAGGATCAACTGATTTTGTGGAATCAAGCGGGGGCGTCTGATCCCCGGTGCGGTGTTTCTCTTTTTTTGCCAAAGGTTTTGCTCCTTTTGCAGCGATTGCATTTTTGTGCGCGTGATGTACAGTTTTTTCTTTCTTCTCACGAATACTTGATATATCGACTCACGGGGTGTGCGGTTACGGTATTACCAGAGCGACGTTACATGCCGACGTACTGGACGTCTGAGAGTTTACGCGCGTGTGCGTTACCTGAAACGCTCTTTGCGCCGTTCGTGGCTCCTGGCTCAATTGTTGCCTCCTATCGGGGAATACCGGTAGTCTGCGGCGCGCCGGACTTTGCGGCAGCACTCATTGGAACAAATACGTTACATGCAGGGAGCGGATGCGATCGGGCAGGATCCAGCGAGGGGTTAAATGTATGTGTTCGTCTGCCTCCTGCGATCAGGTCTGCGGATGCAAGGGTCCGCGTGTTACCGTCTTTGAGAGCAGATTTTTGGAATGTCTCGTTTTTAATTGCGGATTCAGGGAGTCGTTTTGCCTCTTATATGCGGCGCACCCATGCTCAAGGGTTTGGGGAACGGATGGGTCAAATTATGGCGTTACCTTTTCAGCTGCATGATGCGTATCCCCCCACCGTGGTGGGAGAAGGGAGACAGCTGGTAGAGGATCTTGCCTTTGAGGTGTGTGCAGGTCTGGAGTATCTGGAGTCTGTGACCCAGTTGCAACCGGTATACACCGTTTCAGGTGGACAGGCAAAGGATAGTCGTTGGTTGCAGCTTAAGGCTGATGTCAGTGGGCGTTGTTTTGTGTTACCAGAAATTCATGACGCAGAACTGACAGGAAACGCGGCGCTCGCGTGTGTTGCCTTGGATTTTGATGCGGATATGCAAACAGCAGCGCAACGGCTGTGTCGTCTCAAGCGTGAGTTTATTCCCAACCGTGCCAGACACGAACAGTATGCACAGAAGCGTCTTTTGCGTGCTGCGCGTGAGGCACAGGGGTAG
- a CDS encoding dephospho-CoA kinase: MREFCPLIGVIGRSGAGKNVVSRLLAERGCYCIDADARTRELLESYGDSIVERFQVAAAARGLSLRRKDGGLHSAHLGVLLFSEPKLLQQHEEFLLPKVTRLLCEDIARAQAARPKAIVLNAPTLHKTELLQACSFVLYIWAPSILRMWRCKKRERVSFTHLLRRFSAQKGFYAQSIAQNADTYTVANCGRVASLARKVDCILTRRGVLGE, from the coding sequence GTGCGCGAGTTTTGTCCACTAATTGGTGTCATCGGTCGAAGTGGTGCGGGGAAGAATGTGGTCTCGCGCCTGCTTGCAGAACGGGGATGTTACTGTATTGACGCGGATGCGCGCACGCGTGAACTTTTGGAATCTTATGGCGACTCTATAGTAGAGCGGTTTCAAGTGGCTGCGGCTGCGCGCGGCCTTTCGTTACGGCGTAAAGATGGCGGCCTGCACTCTGCGCATTTGGGTGTGTTACTGTTCTCTGAGCCTAAACTACTGCAGCAGCACGAAGAGTTTTTGTTACCGAAAGTTACCCGTCTTTTGTGTGAAGACATAGCGCGCGCGCAGGCTGCGCGTCCAAAAGCGATAGTACTGAATGCGCCGACATTGCATAAAACAGAACTGTTACAAGCCTGTAGTTTTGTTTTGTACATATGGGCGCCAAGCATACTGCGCATGTGGCGATGTAAGAAACGGGAACGAGTATCTTTTACTCACCTTTTACGCAGGTTTTCTGCGCAGAAGGGTTTCTATGCTCAAAGCATCGCGCAAAACGCCGATACCTACACGGTGGCCAACTGTGGGCGTGTTGCGTCATTGGCGCGAAAAGTCGATTGCATTCTGACGCGCAGGGGTGTTTTAGGCGAGTAA
- a CDS encoding SPOR domain-containing protein, translating into MHSDAQGCFRRVNMEQKRILWIVISLSVFMLIIFGVALLLYSPTYSSNSAGVTDVSSYVERGDVPEHPSVDPSLWLKNPEKIPELGKTPAPTQRAIPDLTVVKDVPTARAKSLDVSPPARAERTDAAQDRKTSPASDTRESAESKGASKHARSDRASAKSPPATRTRAPLVAQRDARVRGASTQPAAPSVLFWVQAASLSSKLNAERARGVLAARHMKAEIFTKRTGAGLRHRVRVGPFTNRTEAVYWMKSIREIAEFSGCYVFQERVKN; encoded by the coding sequence TTGCATTCTGACGCGCAGGGGTGTTTTAGGCGAGTAAATATGGAACAGAAGAGAATTTTGTGGATTGTCATCTCCCTGAGTGTGTTTATGCTCATTATTTTTGGCGTCGCGCTTTTGTTGTACTCTCCTACCTATTCTTCTAATTCTGCAGGAGTGACCGACGTGTCCTCTTATGTTGAGCGTGGTGACGTACCTGAGCACCCGTCAGTGGATCCGAGCTTATGGCTAAAAAATCCTGAAAAAATTCCTGAGCTGGGGAAGACTCCTGCGCCAACACAGAGGGCAATTCCTGATCTCACGGTGGTAAAGGATGTCCCTACCGCTCGTGCGAAAAGTCTTGATGTTTCTCCTCCGGCGCGTGCTGAGCGCACAGACGCGGCGCAGGACAGGAAAACTTCTCCTGCCTCTGACACTCGGGAATCTGCAGAGTCAAAGGGTGCGTCAAAGCATGCACGGAGTGACCGAGCGTCTGCCAAGTCGCCTCCCGCTACTCGTACCCGTGCTCCGCTTGTTGCACAGCGGGATGCGCGCGTGCGCGGTGCGTCCACGCAGCCTGCTGCTCCTTCTGTCCTTTTCTGGGTGCAAGCCGCTTCGCTCTCAAGTAAGCTCAACGCCGAGCGTGCTCGGGGTGTGCTTGCAGCTAGACACATGAAGGCAGAAATCTTCACGAAACGCACGGGTGCAGGCTTGCGTCACCGTGTGCGTGTCGGTCCTTTTACTAATCGTACAGAAGCGGTATATTGGATGAAGAGCATCCGTGAGATCGCAGAGTTTAGCGGATGCTACGTTTTTCAAGAACGCGTGAAAAACTAG